In the genome of Massilibacillus massiliensis, one region contains:
- a CDS encoding MBL fold metallo-hydrolase: MNQIPTPMEMSAKTLFSALKDFIKGNPNRKPASPIPVESLHNESLEGKQQIIATWFGHSTVLLELEGKRILLDPMFSQAPSPVPLFGTKRYSRTLPSEIENLPPIDMVLISHDHYDHLDYDTIIKLKDRVSQFCVPLGVGKHLELWGVPKACIKEYDWWNEAQFGSLKLVAAPTRHFSGRGLFDRNTTLWCSWIMIGEQANVYFSGDGGYGPHFEEIGEKYGPFDLTLMECGQYDKRWSAIHMAPEQTVQAHQDLKGKVMIPIHWSAFSLAFHDWTDPIERVTKAAQKNHIEILTPKIGESVVIGDKRYVNSIWWK, from the coding sequence GTGAATCAAATTCCTACACCTATGGAGATGAGTGCAAAAACTTTATTTAGTGCATTGAAAGATTTTATAAAAGGAAATCCGAATCGAAAACCTGCCAGCCCTATTCCTGTAGAGTCTTTGCACAATGAGAGTTTGGAAGGTAAACAGCAGATCATCGCTACTTGGTTTGGACATTCTACTGTGCTGCTGGAGTTAGAAGGGAAAAGAATATTATTAGATCCCATGTTTAGTCAAGCACCTTCTCCGGTTCCTTTGTTCGGTACTAAGCGTTATAGCAGAACTTTGCCGAGTGAAATAGAAAATTTGCCGCCGATCGATATGGTTCTTATATCGCACGATCATTATGATCATTTAGATTACGATACAATCATCAAACTAAAAGATAGGGTTAGCCAATTTTGTGTTCCTCTCGGCGTGGGTAAACATTTGGAGCTTTGGGGTGTACCCAAAGCGTGTATTAAAGAATATGATTGGTGGAATGAAGCGCAATTTGGCAGTCTGAAATTGGTTGCTGCACCAACGAGGCATTTTTCAGGCAGAGGATTGTTTGATCGCAATACAACCTTGTGGTGCTCGTGGATCATGATTGGTGAACAAGCAAACGTCTATTTTAGTGGCGATGGCGGATATGGGCCGCATTTTGAAGAAATCGGCGAAAAGTATGGTCCTTTTGATTTGACTTTAATGGAATGTGGGCAATACGATAAACGATGGTCAGCGATTCATATGGCTCCTGAGCAAACAGTGCAGGCCCATCAGGATTTGAAGGGAAAAGTTATGATTCCTATACATTGGTCGGCTTTTTCACTTGCCTTTCATGACTGGACGGATCCGATTGAGCGAGTAACGAAGGCTGCACAAAAGAATCACATAGAAATACTTACCCCGAAAATTGGTGAAAGTGTTGTGATTGGAGATAAACGATATGTGAATTCTATTTGGTGGAAATAA
- a CDS encoding 6-phospho-beta-glucosidase produces the protein MMNYKMPEGFLWGGAVAANQCEGAWNVNGKGPSSADCMTGGTLHVKREYTHGVEAGKYYPSHEAIDFYHHYKEDVKLFAEMGFKCFRTSINWTRIFPVGDEAEPNEAGLKFYDDLFDECLKYGIEPVVTISHYETPYGLVEKYGTWENRKMVGCFENYCKAIFKRYKDKVKYWMTFNEINAIAFMPSIAAGIHMEVGNVDPKVCMQAAHHQFIASAKAVKLGHEINPEFKIGMMMLYPYTYPETCNPVDSIEAMEIMDIHYIFSDVQVRGCYSRKAKKYFEAKGIHIVAEPEDEAVLREGTVDYIGFSYYMSSVASAEPAKKEAAKGNMIHGIANPYLTASEWGWQIDPIGLRMSLNTLYDRYQKPLFIVENGLGAVDQVESDGSIHDSYRIDYLRSHIEEMAKAVNLDGVDLMGYTPWGCIDLISASTGEMKKRYGFIYVNKDNEGKGDMSRSRKDSFYWYKKVIASNGEAL, from the coding sequence ATGATGAATTACAAAATGCCAGAGGGATTTTTATGGGGTGGCGCAGTGGCGGCCAATCAGTGTGAAGGTGCATGGAATGTTAATGGTAAAGGACCAAGTAGTGCTGATTGTATGACGGGTGGAACGCTTCATGTGAAAAGAGAATATACCCATGGAGTGGAAGCAGGAAAGTATTATCCGAGTCATGAAGCGATTGATTTTTATCACCATTATAAAGAAGATGTGAAACTGTTTGCTGAGATGGGATTTAAATGTTTTAGAACCAGTATTAACTGGACGCGGATTTTTCCGGTAGGCGATGAGGCAGAGCCGAATGAAGCAGGATTAAAATTTTATGATGACTTATTTGATGAATGCCTGAAATATGGCATTGAGCCAGTGGTGACGATTTCTCACTACGAAACGCCATATGGTTTAGTTGAAAAATACGGCACTTGGGAAAATAGAAAAATGGTCGGTTGCTTTGAAAATTATTGCAAAGCAATTTTTAAAAGATATAAAGATAAAGTGAAATATTGGATGACCTTTAATGAGATTAATGCCATTGCATTTATGCCCTCTATTGCCGCTGGTATTCATATGGAAGTTGGTAACGTAGATCCAAAAGTTTGTATGCAAGCAGCACATCATCAATTTATTGCAAGTGCAAAAGCTGTAAAATTAGGACATGAAATTAATCCGGAGTTTAAAATTGGCATGATGATGTTATATCCATATACATATCCAGAAACATGTAATCCGGTAGATTCAATTGAGGCCATGGAAATTATGGATATACATTATATTTTTTCTGATGTGCAAGTCAGAGGTTGTTATTCAAGAAAGGCAAAAAAATATTTTGAGGCAAAAGGCATACATATTGTGGCAGAACCAGAAGATGAAGCCGTATTGCGTGAAGGAACTGTCGATTATATAGGTTTTTCTTATTACATGTCATCGGTTGCGAGTGCTGAACCGGCCAAAAAAGAAGCTGCAAAAGGCAATATGATTCACGGTATTGCCAATCCATATCTTACAGCAAGTGAATGGGGATGGCAGATTGATCCGATTGGCTTGCGTATGTCTTTAAATACGTTGTATGACCGTTATCAAAAACCACTTTTCATCGTTGAGAATGGTTTAGGTGCTGTGGATCAGGTAGAGTCGGACGGCAGTATTCATGATTCGTATCGTATAGATTATCTACGCTCCCATATCGAAGAAATGGCGAAAGCCGTCAATCTGGATGGTGTCGACTTGATGGGGTATACACCTTGGGGGTGTATTGATTTAATTAGTGCATCAACAGGTGAAATGAAAAAACGCTATGGATTTATCTATGTGAACAAAGACAACGAAGGCAAGGGCGATATGAGTAGAAGCAGGAAAGACTCGTTCTATTGGTATAAAAAAGTGATTGCAAGCAACGGTGAAGCATTGTAA
- the licT gene encoding BglG family transcription antiterminator LicT, with amino-acid sequence MIIKKILNNNVIITENEKAQEIVAMGRGIAFKKRCGDDVPSTAIDKIYTLSNQEIFRRFEQLVQNLSLEYMEISSEIIEMAEKKLQKKLNDCVYISLTDHLHMAVTRFREGAVVKNMMDWEIKRFYRDEYAIGEKALGMLNQKFGLELPVDEIGFIALHIVDAQIDSDIPMADHITKLIQEITNIVRHTCAVEFDVESLQYYRFITHLKFFAKRMFTEKEIVAEVDEEIEKLFQKKYVAAYRCVQKIDTFIQMKYKYQVSADEKFYLMIHIAKVIRTN; translated from the coding sequence ATGATAATAAAAAAGATACTCAACAATAATGTCATTATCACTGAAAATGAAAAGGCACAGGAAATTGTAGCGATGGGGCGAGGCATTGCATTTAAAAAGCGCTGTGGCGACGATGTGCCAAGCACGGCAATTGATAAAATATATACGCTTTCTAATCAAGAAATTTTTCGGCGGTTTGAGCAGCTTGTTCAGAATCTTTCATTGGAATACATGGAGATATCAAGTGAGATTATTGAGATGGCGGAGAAAAAATTACAAAAAAAACTTAATGATTGTGTCTACATATCACTTACCGATCACTTGCATATGGCAGTTACACGTTTTAGAGAAGGTGCTGTTGTCAAAAATATGATGGATTGGGAAATCAAACGCTTTTATCGAGATGAATATGCAATCGGGGAAAAGGCGTTAGGGATGCTGAATCAAAAATTTGGTTTGGAATTGCCCGTTGATGAGATTGGCTTTATTGCATTACATATTGTGGATGCGCAAATTGATAGCGATATACCAATGGCTGATCATATAACGAAATTGATACAGGAAATTACGAATATTGTGCGGCATACCTGCGCAGTGGAATTTGATGTAGAGTCTCTACAATATTATCGTTTTATTACGCATTTGAAATTTTTTGCAAAACGTATGTTTACAGAAAAAGAAATTGTTGCTGAAGTTGATGAAGAAATAGAAAAACTCTTTCAGAAAAAATACGTGGCAGCGTATCGGTGTGTGCAAAAAATCGATACGTTCATTCAGATGAAGTACAAATATCAGGTGAGTGCAGATGAAAAATTTTATCTGATGATTCATATCGCTAAGGTAATAAGAACAAATTGA
- a CDS encoding DUF1593 domain-containing protein, which yields MKLKKLTKVVFGMMALGTMMFSSVVSLASQAPNDVKPRTIVMTDGEVDDMDSFLRFLLYTNDLDVRGIIYTSSMWHYKGDGRGTQFTTHMDIVKSYHPGWHTDLRWCGTDWIKEYIDQYRTVYPTLLQHDKNYPSPDKLQSLVRVGNIDFEGEMNYDTEGSNFIKEALLSEDETPIYFQTWGGANTFARALKSIEDDYKGTAEWDGMYQKISKKAVLYNIMDQDDTYKTYIAVKWPDIKVYYNSWQFGSLAYIWPKTVPEVQQKYFRGEWMKENILKGPLIGGYMTYGDGHKLAGDPEDKFGSMEEATKNGYGKYDLISEGDSPSFLYLINNGLRSIESPTYGGWSGRLSPSVSTKNLWEDNEGSFDYNPHTKKLDKYYSQTRWIDAIQNDFAARVKWTMHDYQNANHAPQEIKIQEGLDIKVKPGEKVTLHASASDPDGDTLNYKWYPYEEAGSYRAPVAIKGKGEEASLMIPENAIKGETIHIILEITDSGKPPITRYARVIMTVE from the coding sequence ATGAAGCTGAAAAAACTTACAAAAGTTGTATTTGGCATGATGGCTTTAGGAACGATGATGTTTAGCTCAGTTGTCAGTCTTGCAAGTCAAGCGCCGAATGATGTAAAGCCAAGAACGATCGTCATGACGGATGGCGAGGTTGATGATATGGATTCGTTCTTAAGATTTTTGCTCTATACGAATGATCTGGATGTAAGAGGTATCATTTATACCAGTTCTATGTGGCATTACAAGGGGGACGGCAGGGGAACGCAGTTTACTACCCATATGGATATTGTCAAATCATATCATCCGGGTTGGCACACTGATCTTCGTTGGTGTGGAACAGATTGGATTAAAGAATATATTGATCAATATCGCACGGTTTATCCGACGCTTTTACAGCACGATAAAAATTATCCGTCGCCGGATAAGCTGCAAAGTCTGGTTCGTGTGGGCAATATTGATTTTGAGGGTGAGATGAATTACGATACCGAGGGCTCGAATTTCATAAAAGAGGCGCTTCTTTCTGAGGATGAAACGCCAATTTATTTTCAAACCTGGGGCGGTGCTAATACGTTTGCCAGAGCTTTGAAATCTATCGAAGATGATTATAAGGGGACGGCGGAGTGGGACGGGATGTATCAGAAGATCAGTAAAAAAGCTGTCCTGTATAATATCATGGATCAAGATGATACATATAAAACCTATATTGCTGTTAAATGGCCGGATATCAAGGTTTATTACAACAGCTGGCAGTTTGGCAGTCTGGCCTATATATGGCCGAAAACCGTACCGGAGGTACAGCAAAAATACTTCCGCGGTGAATGGATGAAAGAGAATATACTGAAAGGACCGCTTATTGGCGGCTATATGACCTATGGCGATGGGCATAAGCTTGCAGGCGATCCGGAGGACAAATTTGGTTCGATGGAAGAAGCCACGAAAAACGGTTACGGAAAATATGACCTGATATCTGAAGGAGATTCTCCGTCCTTCCTATATCTTATCAATAATGGTCTGCGTTCTATTGAAAGTCCAACCTATGGCGGCTGGAGCGGTAGACTTTCGCCGTCGGTTTCTACCAAGAATCTTTGGGAGGATAATGAAGGTTCTTTTGACTACAATCCGCATACGAAAAAGTTGGATAAATACTATTCGCAGACGCGATGGATTGATGCCATTCAGAATGATTTTGCTGCACGTGTAAAATGGACGATGCATGATTACCAAAACGCGAATCATGCACCGCAGGAAATTAAGATTCAGGAAGGTCTTGACATCAAGGTGAAGCCCGGGGAAAAAGTCACGCTGCATGCCTCAGCCAGCGATCCGGATGGAGACACGTTGAACTATAAGTGGTATCCATATGAGGAAGCCGGATCATATCGTGCACCTGTTGCGATCAAAGGAAAGGGAGAAGAGGCAAGCCTTATGATACCTGAAAATGCCATAAAGGGTGAGACCATTCACATTATTCTAGAAATAACAGATAGCGGGAAGCCGCCGATTACTCGTTATGCTAGGGTAATCATGACGGTTGAGTAG
- a CDS encoding beta-glucoside-specific PTS transporter subunit IIABC, whose product MKKYEELAKAIVKNVGGEKNVISLAHCITRLRFKLHDESKANTEVLKNIDGVVTVVQSGGQYQVVIGNAVGDVYDTVLEISGISGSAGAGEAQGKDLSLLDRFIDTISGIFTPVLGVLAASGMVKGFTALLVALSVVDAKGGTYQVLTTVGDGFFYFLPVFLGLTAARKFKMSEFTAMAVGAALVYPTLSAIMKGQTLYEVLGGTLLASQIKIEFLGIPVILMNYASSVIPIIIAVYFGAKIERAIAKVMPTVVKGFMVPFCTLLVVIPLTFIVIGPVSTWAGQLVGAAATGIFNLSPVLAGIFIGGLWQVFVMFGLHWGLVPIMLNNVSVMGFDPVIVTYFGATFAQIGVVLAIMLRTKDKKLKALAAPAFISGIFGVTEPAIYGVTLPRKKYFIISCIGAAIGGAVIAFFGVKLFVFGGLGIFGYPCFIDTTTNDVSGMYYGILASAISFIAGFVMTFPIYRDEKTEQSTVPAEGKGQVVNWESIKAPVAGHIVPLEKVPDETFSSGVLGKGVAIDPSEGRIVAPADCTIVTLFPTGHALGLITEKGTELLVHIGIDTVKLEGKYFTVKTKQGEHVKKGQTLIEFDVEKIKDAGYSVVTPILVTNHAQYLDIVPTEEKIIKEEEKLITVVV is encoded by the coding sequence ATGAAAAAGTACGAGGAGTTAGCAAAGGCCATCGTAAAGAACGTTGGTGGAGAAAAAAACGTTATATCGCTTGCACACTGCATTACGCGGTTGCGTTTCAAATTGCATGATGAAAGCAAGGCGAATACTGAAGTCCTAAAGAATATAGATGGTGTTGTCACAGTAGTGCAAAGCGGCGGGCAGTATCAGGTTGTCATTGGCAATGCAGTTGGTGATGTCTATGATACAGTTCTGGAGATTTCCGGAATTTCGGGCAGTGCGGGAGCCGGCGAAGCACAGGGGAAGGATTTAAGTCTGCTCGACAGATTCATAGACACGATATCCGGTATCTTTACGCCGGTTCTTGGTGTATTGGCGGCCAGTGGTATGGTCAAGGGATTTACCGCTTTGCTTGTGGCTTTGTCGGTTGTTGATGCCAAAGGCGGCACATACCAAGTATTGACGACAGTCGGTGACGGATTCTTCTATTTTTTACCGGTTTTTCTTGGCCTTACGGCCGCACGCAAGTTTAAGATGAGTGAGTTCACCGCCATGGCTGTAGGTGCAGCACTCGTTTATCCAACCCTTTCAGCTATTATGAAAGGGCAGACCCTGTATGAAGTGCTGGGCGGAACATTGCTTGCTTCCCAGATCAAGATTGAATTTCTTGGTATCCCGGTCATTCTTATGAATTATGCATCGAGTGTAATTCCTATCATCATCGCGGTTTATTTTGGGGCAAAGATTGAACGTGCGATCGCTAAAGTTATGCCGACAGTGGTGAAAGGATTCATGGTTCCGTTCTGCACGCTGCTCGTCGTTATTCCACTGACTTTCATCGTAATTGGTCCAGTGTCAACTTGGGCAGGACAGCTTGTTGGTGCAGCTGCAACAGGCATCTTCAATCTCAGTCCGGTTCTTGCCGGAATTTTTATTGGTGGTTTGTGGCAGGTCTTTGTTATGTTTGGCCTGCATTGGGGGCTTGTGCCAATTATGCTGAACAACGTATCAGTTATGGGGTTTGATCCGGTGATTGTTACGTATTTTGGTGCTACTTTCGCACAGATTGGTGTCGTACTTGCAATTATGCTGCGCACGAAAGATAAAAAACTCAAAGCTTTGGCAGCGCCGGCATTTATTTCTGGTATTTTTGGTGTAACGGAACCCGCCATTTATGGTGTAACGCTGCCGCGCAAGAAATACTTTATTATCAGCTGCATCGGTGCAGCGATTGGCGGTGCCGTCATCGCGTTTTTCGGTGTAAAGCTTTTTGTTTTTGGTGGTCTTGGTATTTTCGGCTATCCTTGCTTTATTGATACGACAACGAATGATGTCAGTGGGATGTATTATGGTATTCTTGCGTCGGCTATTTCCTTTATTGCCGGATTTGTGATGACCTTTCCCATTTATCGTGATGAGAAAACGGAACAATCAACGGTTCCTGCAGAGGGAAAAGGTCAGGTTGTAAATTGGGAAAGCATTAAGGCACCGGTTGCAGGACACATTGTACCGCTGGAGAAAGTACCGGACGAAACATTTTCTTCGGGGGTACTTGGCAAGGGCGTTGCGATTGATCCGTCCGAGGGGCGTATAGTTGCTCCGGCGGATTGTACGATTGTTACTCTTTTCCCGACTGGGCATGCACTTGGGTTGATTACGGAAAAGGGCACAGAACTTCTCGTACATATCGGCATTGATACGGTGAAGCTTGAAGGTAAATATTTTACGGTTAAAACGAAGCAAGGTGAACATGTAAAAAAAGGCCAGACACTGATCGAATTTGATGTGGAAAAAATTAAGGATGCAGGATATTCGGTCGTTACGCCGATTTTAGTGACGAATCATGCACAATATCTTGATATCGTTCCAACAGAGGAAAAGATAATTAAAGAAGAGGAAAAGTTGATTACAGTCGTTGTATAA
- a CDS encoding prolyl oligopeptidase family serine peptidase: MNCKKIFHAGIASVLIAGMLCVSGVSVEAAAKATPSYRTVTEVYDWGAAVSKVIVDLGEGVSANAVDNGTFKVYAKRVLAEGATTPKQAMQAKNKISLGSEAQKDSDLEGYREVTKTYVSDAEGKAANRGRYVTIEMKVGPDIAIGSALNFDVNSFFNNWVKPEYTITQMKDAGSVKELVIDHNKGNIRPSVDKFNYAHKMFGRLSYGYASYEPKDNEKHPLIIWLHGMGEGGTDSPSIPISANKANMFADDSLQSHFGGAYVLVPQARTYWMHGYKDFGDGTSIYEESLMQLIEAYVAEHPNVDKSRIYIGGDSNGGYMTMLMIRDYPEYFAAAFPTCEGLADKLISDADIEAFKKTPIWFTAAKTDTTLPPKDYVVPTFQRLQAAGATNVQFSFFDNVIDQTGLYKKADGSAYEYPGHWSWIYVYNDQCETTIGGKTVKLMDWLAAQKK; encoded by the coding sequence GTGAATTGTAAAAAAATTTTTCATGCAGGTATAGCCAGTGTGCTTATAGCTGGGATGTTATGTGTTTCGGGTGTATCCGTTGAAGCGGCCGCCAAAGCAACACCTTCGTATCGTACAGTTACGGAGGTCTATGACTGGGGGGCAGCAGTTTCCAAGGTTATCGTTGATCTAGGGGAGGGTGTCTCTGCAAATGCAGTGGATAATGGAACCTTCAAAGTCTACGCGAAGCGTGTTTTAGCGGAAGGCGCAACGACACCAAAGCAGGCTATGCAGGCAAAAAACAAGATTTCTTTAGGATCAGAAGCGCAGAAAGACAGTGATCTTGAAGGATATCGTGAGGTCACGAAGACTTATGTATCCGATGCTGAAGGCAAAGCTGCTAACAGAGGACGCTATGTGACGATTGAGATGAAGGTTGGCCCGGATATTGCCATTGGATCGGCACTTAATTTCGACGTAAATAGTTTTTTTAATAACTGGGTAAAACCGGAATATACGATTACACAGATGAAAGATGCCGGTTCGGTAAAGGAGCTGGTGATTGATCATAATAAGGGGAATATACGTCCGAGCGTCGATAAATTCAATTATGCACATAAGATGTTTGGCCGGTTGTCCTATGGCTATGCAAGCTATGAGCCGAAAGACAACGAAAAACATCCGCTTATTATCTGGCTTCATGGTATGGGCGAGGGCGGAACCGATAGTCCTTCAATTCCAATTTCGGCAAATAAGGCGAATATGTTCGCGGATGATTCTCTGCAGTCGCATTTTGGCGGTGCTTATGTACTTGTACCGCAGGCACGTACCTACTGGATGCATGGTTATAAGGATTTTGGCGATGGGACATCCATCTATGAAGAAAGCCTTATGCAGCTCATTGAGGCTTATGTCGCTGAACATCCAAATGTTGATAAAAGTCGTATTTATATTGGTGGGGATTCCAATGGTGGTTATATGACGATGCTCATGATTCGTGATTATCCGGAGTATTTTGCAGCTGCTTTCCCAACTTGTGAAGGTCTGGCGGATAAATTAATCAGCGACGCAGATATCGAGGCATTCAAGAAGACTCCAATCTGGTTTACTGCAGCGAAGACAGATACAACGCTTCCACCAAAAGACTATGTCGTGCCGACCTTCCAACGTTTGCAGGCAGCCGGTGCGACGAATGTTCAGTTCAGTTTTTTTGACAATGTGATTGATCAGACAGGATTGTATAAAAAAGCAGATGGCTCAGCATATGAATATCCTGGACATTGGTCATGGATTTATGTGTACAATGATCAATGTGAGACTACCATCGGTGGGAAGACGGTGAAACTTATGGATTGGCTTGCAGCACAGAAAAAATAG
- a CDS encoding glycoside hydrolase family 3 protein codes for MKKTAALALTIALALGGVQGEATKTPVVKVHADGYEFVKNVNGPEIGYSKNSGVKLLTVDGNVFKDMNRNGKLDEFEDWRLTPQQRAEDLSRQISIDQIAGLMLYSMHQRNLQPELNDEQKKMLSQDNVRTVLNADTGASVETTAKWNNAMQAYAEAQPFAIPVNTSSDPRNDARGDGVYLKGTTGGVSRWPSNLGLAATFDPSIAKHFAQVYAKEYRAMGIGTGLSPQIDLATDPRWPRFYGTFGEDPALSRDMARASIDGAQSTLNTVGKDLGWGKNSINVMMKHWPGDGVGEGGREAHSKYGKYAVYPGNDFQTQLIPFVEGGLKLDGKTKVPSAVMSSYSIAWSDDGSLGEKVGSAYSKYKLDLLRNTYKYDGVICTDWAVTHSPGEGLTGLSTAWGVEDGDTEAQRHYKALIAGVDQFGGNNAKQPVLDAYAMGVKEYGEAFMQKRFRTSATRLLRNIFQIGLFENPYLDIQQSVETVGNAADSAAGYDAQLKSIVMLKNKEGVIHATADQEVKKATVYIPMVYRPVIVNKRFGTYSAANWSLPVNLAVAQQYFNVVTDDIPSLSAKDKDGNPMAAVQDIVRLNPAEVAKCDAVLAIVDTPTPEGNNFDGLGYADDEGYIPISLQYAKYTADSAAVRKTSIAGDTGENRSYYGKMARTINAHDLDGVVYGRACVAEAGKNMPVITLVKAMKPMIFSEIEPLSDAILMGFSVSDQAYFDILTGKAEPQGLLPMQQPKDMITVETQQEDVPRDMVCYKDSEGHSYDFAYGMDWKGVIHDERTAKYDVPVLKAK; via the coding sequence ATGAAAAAAACAGCGGCATTGGCGCTTACAATTGCTTTAGCCCTTGGCGGCGTGCAGGGAGAGGCTACTAAGACACCGGTTGTGAAAGTACATGCAGACGGTTATGAATTTGTCAAAAATGTGAATGGACCGGAAATTGGATATTCGAAAAATTCCGGGGTGAAGCTTTTGACAGTGGATGGAAACGTATTTAAAGATATGAACCGTAATGGCAAGCTCGATGAATTTGAGGATTGGCGTCTTACGCCGCAGCAGCGTGCCGAAGATCTTTCTCGGCAAATTAGTATCGATCAGATTGCCGGTCTTATGCTCTATAGTATGCATCAGCGTAATTTACAGCCGGAACTCAATGATGAGCAGAAAAAAATGTTGAGTCAGGATAACGTGCGCACCGTACTGAATGCGGATACCGGGGCAAGCGTTGAAACTACGGCAAAATGGAACAATGCAATGCAGGCCTATGCAGAAGCGCAGCCATTTGCAATTCCGGTCAACACAAGCTCCGACCCGCGCAATGATGCACGCGGCGATGGTGTGTATCTCAAGGGAACGACCGGTGGTGTATCCCGATGGCCAAGTAACCTGGGGCTCGCGGCAACCTTTGATCCATCAATTGCAAAACATTTTGCTCAGGTTTATGCGAAGGAATACCGCGCTATGGGCATAGGTACAGGTCTTTCTCCGCAGATTGACCTGGCAACCGATCCGCGTTGGCCACGGTTTTATGGTACATTCGGTGAAGATCCGGCACTTTCCAGAGATATGGCCCGGGCCTCGATTGATGGTGCACAGTCTACACTGAACACAGTAGGGAAAGACCTTGGCTGGGGCAAGAATAGCATCAATGTTATGATGAAGCATTGGCCAGGTGATGGTGTCGGTGAAGGCGGCCGCGAAGCACATTCGAAGTATGGAAAATATGCGGTTTATCCAGGCAATGATTTTCAGACACAGCTGATCCCGTTTGTTGAAGGGGGACTAAAACTCGATGGCAAGACAAAAGTGCCAAGTGCCGTAATGTCATCGTACTCGATTGCCTGGTCCGATGATGGTTCATTGGGGGAAAAAGTCGGCAGTGCGTATAGCAAATATAAATTGGATCTTTTGCGCAATACATATAAGTATGATGGTGTTATCTGTACGGATTGGGCTGTCACGCATTCACCGGGTGAGGGGTTAACTGGTCTTTCTACGGCATGGGGCGTTGAAGATGGGGATACGGAAGCGCAGCGTCACTATAAAGCTCTTATAGCTGGCGTCGATCAATTCGGTGGTAACAATGCAAAGCAGCCAGTGCTCGATGCCTATGCGATGGGGGTAAAAGAATATGGTGAAGCCTTTATGCAGAAGCGTTTCCGCACATCCGCTACGCGGCTCTTGCGCAATATTTTCCAAATTGGTTTGTTTGAAAATCCGTATCTTGATATACAGCAGAGTGTAGAGACTGTCGGCAATGCAGCAGATTCGGCGGCAGGCTATGATGCGCAGCTCAAATCCATTGTCATGCTCAAGAATAAGGAGGGGGTGATTCACGCAACAGCTGATCAAGAAGTAAAGAAAGCAACAGTGTACATTCCGATGGTGTATCGCCCGGTGATTGTTAATAAACGTTTTGGAACTTATAGCGCGGCGAATTGGAGTCTGCCAGTGAATCTTGCCGTTGCGCAGCAGTATTTCAATGTTGTGACGGACGATATTCCTTCACTTAGTGCCAAGGATAAGGATGGCAACCCGATGGCGGCTGTGCAGGATATTGTGCGTCTCAATCCGGCGGAAGTTGCAAAATGTGATGCCGTACTGGCTATAGTTGATACGCCGACGCCGGAGGGCAACAATTTTGATGGTCTTGGTTATGCTGATGATGAGGGCTATATTCCAATTTCTTTGCAATATGCTAAATACACGGCAGACTCCGCTGCTGTGCGCAAGACTTCGATTGCTGGAGATACGGGTGAAAATAGGTCTTATTATGGAAAAATGGCACGTACTATTAATGCACATGATCTTGATGGTGTAGTTTATGGTCGTGCTTGTGTTGCAGAAGCTGGCAAAAATATGCCGGTCATTACGTTGGTCAAAGCGATGAAGCCGATGATCTTCAGTGAGATTGAGCCTCTTTCGGATGCCATTCTTATGGGATTCAGTGTTAGTGATCAAGCGTATTTTGATATCCTTACCGGAAAAGCCGAGCCGCAGGGTCTTTTGCCAATGCAGCAGCCGAAGGATATGATTACCGTAGAAACACAACAGGAAGATGTACCGCGGGATATGGTGTGCTATAAAGACAGTGAAGGTCACAGCTATGACTTTGCTTACGGTATGGATTGGAAGGGAGTCATACATGATGAAAGAACTGCAAAATATGACGTGCCGGTGCTTAAAGCAAAATAA